A stretch of DNA from Diadema setosum chromosome 10, eeDiaSeto1, whole genome shotgun sequence:
ACACAATGGTGCACTCTGCGTATATGTGCTTGCCGAGGAAGATATGATTATCGAACATCATTGAAGAAGAAAATTCCCGTTATCTTCTCAGCAACATATAAAGTCATAACTGGTACAGTAGGTGGTCAGTTAATACAAGGGTTCACCGCTGACTTCAGGAAACTTAGAAATGAGAAATACATATCCAATTTACGTTATAACTCACGGTATGTGAAATCATAACTCGTCCAAATGCAGCCACGAATAAACAGTGACGTCATGTTTCATATGATAATGAACTTCTCTGGGTCGCTGATTGTGATTTGATTGAGGACCATTTTTTTGCCAATTCCGACAAGACCTACAATCTAATCACAATGAGTTTGACATATATGATAGAGAATTTTTTGGCGCCTAATATGGTAGAAGCCCCAGCTTCATGTGCCATTTGGTTGCGGAGATATAGCCTATCTAATAGGGAGGTATCACTGCATCACATGTCGAATACTTCAGGAAGTGTGTACAATCCTATGGGGCAGTTATTCTGAAGTGAACTCACAAAGCTGTTTTTGAGCAGCCAGTCCGACGTTATTAGAAGTCCATTTATCTTCTAATTTTAATATTCTATAGAAAAATGTCTTAAGACTAGAAAACCGCTAGCCCCAAATCCACGGACATTACTTACTTTGTGATATTTCTCCATTAATGACAGTATGTCGGGTTTTGCTTGTGCGTCTCCATAGGTTATAACACAgggtgcgcgcgcgcgcgtgttcTGTGTGTATTAAAAGAGACAACCTTTCCATATGAAATGTCGTATCCCCCTCAACGCCAGTCCATATTATATTAATATGTGTATGAGTGAGTGTGTTGTGTCTACGGGAGCACTTTGTTGACAAAACGCAACAGACATGCATATTTGCAGATTATCGACCTTTAGACTTTCAATACTGCGAAATATGTGACTTGTAAGGAAGAAAACTCCCTTTCTGCTTTACGTGGATCATAAACTAATGGTTGTAACATTTTGGGTCTAAAGGTTGATAAAAGGGGTTTTGAAAGTGTTTAAGATATTCGAGGCTTCGTTGCATTGCGCATAGCTGTAGAAGACTTTGCAGAGATACAACGTAAGCGGTGATTTCGCCTGAGcgaccaatttcgtaacaatGGCTAATCAACCGACCAGCAATCCCGCTCCTACGGGCAAGGCTATCCTGTGGACGACTCCTCGCATGATCTCCATGGCTTTTGCCAAGTGCATGAGTGGTGTTCCCGGCTGCCAAGTATGGATAGAGCCGTTCGGCTTCTCGTCCTTTGCCagggaagaaatgaagaaagcaGGTATCACCGAACTACCTTGGTGCTACGAGGGTCACGAGAAGGAATTCAAAGTGGCGTCTGAGAACCTCGAGAAATTTTTAAATTGCTACTTCCCTCCAGAAAGACTACCGTaagttaaaaaagaagaaatttacgAAACACAAATGAACGAAAATGTTCATTGGCCTAGGAATTCAGTATATCTCGGAGCAAAAAGAACATTCAcgtgtattatatatattataccgggtgtcccccccccccccccaaaaaaaaaaaaaaaaaaaaagcggaacggtggatttgcAGTATCTTGcattctaaaagtgatataattAAAATTTGACATCACTACTAAGAGCATCTTCCGgaaaagacaatgataccaaaatcattaaatttggtgcAGAACATTTTATTCTACGTCCAATTCTGTAaatgcaatcattttcaaatttcgctggATTTTTGCCACGTATGAGCGAAgaatttgggtgcgacacgcgttccatactGTGTAAAAAAATCCCGTTGATCCATAACGACAAAAGATACAGCGCTCACATTgggcgcgcgcgcacacacacacacacacacacacacacactgtttttttcCTGGCCCGCGCTCAGTGTGAAAGCTGTAcgttttgttgacatggatcaacgggCTTACACAATACACCGTATGGAACGccgtgtcgcacccaaattcTTCACTCATACGTCGCTATAATCcagtgaaatttgaaaatgattgcattTACACAATTGGACGTAGAATAAATAGTTCTGCACCAAATTTAACAGTTTTGGTATTATTGTCTTTTGCGGAAGATGCTGTTTCTAATGATATCAAAAGATATATCACTTTTGGAACgtaaggtactgaaaatccaccgttccgcttttttggggggaccGGGCCCGGTAtaatagagatagagatagagagacgGGGAATAAATGTTTGTGCCTTGCTTTGTTCTGGCCTCATACTCATGTATATTCTTTGTATTTCAGTTGTTTCGCTATAGGCAGCCAATGCAGAACCAGTGCATATTTTGCTGATAGAAGATATGTCAGCAACTAAAGGTAAAATAAGAATTGAATCAATTCGTGCCTTAGTCACCACTTACATTGCGTTGCCCTGGAACGACAAAGTTACCGCATTTATTTTGAATTACATGGAGATGAAGACCGAATGGTCGTGAAGTGGCATGTATTTTCTCGATTAGGTATGCATGTAAGAGATCCAATCCAATCCTTTCGCAGAATTTTCCCTGTGAATATTATCGCTGTTCTTTTGCTAAACCGTTATGACATGAAGAGCATCATGAACTTTTAATTCCTAGATCTGTTAATGCTCACATGACCACAGGctatatagtttttgaaatttgtttcattatcaGGTTTGCAAACGTGAAAAGGGCCCTGGAGGAATCCGACAGCAAGTACGTATTCGTTAAGGATGAAAGCGTGTCAATGAAAGCCGAAGATGCTAAGAAGTATCTCCCAACAAGTTATAAGCACTCTTTCTTACTGCGGCACCCTCTCTTGGTCTTTAACTCCTTCCGTAAGGCGTTATTTGGGCAACTATCTGCCAGCAACAGCCTGAAGGATGAATCTCACAAAAGCGAAGACGTATTTGACTTGCGCCTTTACGTCCGTGATTACTACGTCGAGGACCTCTTCGAAAACCATTATAACATGTGGAAGTACGTGAGGGAAAACATCGATCCATCCCCTATGGTGATCAACGCTGCCGACCTCCTCGGCCATCCCCATCAGGTGGTATCCAAATACTGCGAGTGCGTGGGTTTCCCTTACTCTGAGTCTCTGCTGAAATGGAACCCTTCTCCGGAAGTAGCCTCTGCCTGGAAGTGGCCGTCGGACACTATGTACCGCAACAAGACTTTCGGGGGTCGATCTATGGCGAGTTCCGAGTTCACCAAAGCGACACCTGTTCCAGCGAAGGAGCAGCTCACCGAAGACGTGGTAGAGCTCGCAGAGCAGGCGATGCCATTCTACGACGAAATGTATGGTCATCGACTGCAGATTTCTGCCTAGACCGTCCCGAGTCAAACGTTATCTAGAGCTCAATCggataaaatttcaaaatcgatATCTTGAAAtagatgttaaagggatggtaaagcaTTGATTGAGATGATGTTtcagcatacaattctagagaaattcaaagtttatttgatgaaaaacagtattggaattgaaaaaaaaacaacaaacaacaatgtaaaacaaaacaatcgttataaaaagtgggtcccaccttttatcaagatagctttctttgttttggatatctcagccattggaaaactaattttcaccaaatagaCTCTGAATTCTTGTTAGAATTATTTGCTCTTACATATTTCATATCGTATTAttataagaagtttctcattatcttaaaccccccccccccaaaaaaaaaaaagttgaaaacctgAAGTCCCATTTGACCAGAGgaactataccattcctttaatcTATGAGTGTTCATGGGATACACAACCTAAAAAGGAATTGTTCCACCATAATCTTTGCTTCCTTCTGATCTGGTAAAATGAAGATACAATTTTCAGTGGAAGGTTATGCTCCTCAAGAAAGTTAAATCCTATATTTGTCGTTTGCCATGATTAACACCTTCAAAAGTTTGATATGAGGGTTCTTAGGGTACCAAGTCAATTTTATAGAATTACATTGTAAGTAATGCAACGACCTTGTAATAGTTGTCACCGGAACAAGAGAGAGTTTGCTGGAGTTTGCAACTTTCCTAGACTGCACTAGCCTTTCGTGAGATCTCATTTAGGTGTATAATATCTAGATGACTCATTAGTATAATATCTATGATGCTGATTCCCATCGCCCGTATAATGCGGAGAAGACATATCCTAATTACAGTGTTAACACGTACAAGGTATGTTTACATTGTGCCTTGATAATGACTACACATTCCTTTGAACAATCCGTATCGCACTTTTCGAGAGTAATGGAGCAGTGTGACCTTTACTGACTTATCACAACTGTAAAATGAGACGAGTTACTATCATTGGAACAAAATCAACACTTGCTGAGCAATTACCGTTTGATATCTTTGAGCTGGATATAAATAGACGCATGGCTTGCCATTTTAAGTTTAAAGGTGTTGAATTATGTCATCAAAGTATGAAGTGCTCTTTTTGAAAGATAACTTGATATGTGGTGAGGTGTTGTGATGAACCATGACAGAAATTTATCTGCCAATCTCCTCAATTTTTCGTTACATTTTGATATAGAGATGTACTGTATTCTTCACTAGTAAGCTGCAACATTTCGAGTATTTCTTCATTCACAAAGTTACGACTGTAGATGGTACACGTATTTGGTATCGCACTTAGTAATACTTTAGAATGAAGTTATCTTGGATTAATTTGGAGTCTTAATGTACCAAAGAGTTCGTTAATGTTGTCACCATCATGAAATCCGGTCACTATAGGACTCTAAattcaatgattttatttcaatatcgttctatttctgtttttttttaaacaaaagtaaAGACATTGGGCACATTGTATCAGGAATTTGTAAtctgaatttgtattaaaatgatatatattttctttcttttcctgctTATAACGGGCATGggttgacaaaagaaaaaaaaatcaatcatagTCTGCTCGTCATTAAGTTTAAATGTATGGGGGTGGCCACAAATTATCTGAATCGAAATCAGTTGAagaaatgcatgcatgtatgttgtTTCCCAGTTGACATTGTGATATTGTAGCATAATTGTACACATTTCTAGtgcatttgcatacattttttgGCAAAAAATTAACAACTCTGCATGTCGGCCCTATTTTTCGGTGTAACATTTGGTTAACATAAACTTAATAAAGACATGGTTGTATGAGTAGATCACAGCACAAGTATACAAATGCAGGTAAGTTACATGCATAGATAAGCTAATTTATGCGTGGTTGTCTTGATATTCAGTAATGTATTAGTACCTCTATGACCATGCATGCTTAAAAGATATGCATGAGTGCATGACAGTGGGGAAACACACACATGAGTATTCAGCCATTATAGATGTGGGTTAATTTTGAGCTCAGTTGATGGTATGATCTGGGATAGATAGGGTTTATGCAATGGGAAGAGAGACTTGGTATAATTCAGATGTGAGAGCATGATGTtatcatgaagatgttcatgtcACACactacatatgtatgtgttcagTCGTGCTGAACTGCAGAGAAGACATGAAGGTATACAAAGAATGTTCATTTAATTTATCAGTTTTAAGTATAAATGAATCTgattattgataaaaaaaaacccataaaaacaaatagaaaaatcaCAAGCAAGGGATTAACGAAAACATTACTCTTTGTTCACTGTTTTAATGGAGTCAAACACACAGTGAATAGGGAGCTATGTATTGAGCAAcatacaagaaacaaacaatcagcagtaatgaattattgCACCTAGTAATTATTCCACTAGTTTAATGttacatatatcataataacATGTAACACTTTGATTTACCCACCCCTTCTCATTTGGTAGGTATAACTAGTGTTTCATATTATGAGGAGTGTATACTAAGTACACGTGTAATTGGCTCTTCTGTACTCAGCAAGGTGTGCATTCTCATTAACTGCCTTTTCATACTTGTAGTATGCttttcttttgcacatttctcagtactatcattcattatattatatatatgaacatttctttcaatatgagagcaacaagaaaagaggtacaatgtagggGTCCTACATAATATCTGTGAAAGTGCACGCTGTCTTGTTCAGAGAGACAGTGTGTATTTTGTCTCCATTATGTCTTGTCATCAATTGCCCAGCATCATCTTATATGGGGCAAatagggagggggggggggatggatgaGGAGCAAGCTTTATTTGCAATACTGTACACATTATGTATTTAACAATTATTCATCAAGACTGAGACAAATTGTGCAAGTAGTTCATGTTTATTCATGactgtggggtacaaagtactGAATGTAGTTATGTTTGCAGATGCACCCTAATGTCAgtgtcagagttgatatttttgtgtgtcttcaaattcatggataCATGTAGCAGCTGTCTTGGGAAATTCATGAAGATATATACCTTGCAGAATATTGAGCATATACAGTAGGTTAATCTTAGTGTGGTATGGTGTTCTCGACGAACGAGAACACCGATGATCTTGTACGGAAAGTGGTAGCTGACAAATTGAGCATTCAACTGACGCCATCCAACATTGACCGAAGTCACCGCATCTCTCCACGATCCGGATCAGCTGACCGGAAGAAACCGAGACCCATCATCATCAAATTCACCAGCTACAATGTGCGCCAGGAAATCTACGACAGTCGATCAAAACTGAAAGGTACAAACATCTACGTTCACGAGGACCTGACCAAATCACGACAAGAACTTCTCAACAAAACACGACGATCGGCCCAAGTTCTCAAAGTCTGGACAAACGACGGTCGCATCACGGCTTTCCTGAAATCAAAGAAGAAGGTACACATTAACAGTGAAAGAGACATTGAAAAATTTGACTAAGAACTAAATAGCAGTAGTTTGATATGTTAGACTGTTTCAATAATTATGAACTATAAATACCCATGCATATATTGTGCAAAATCTGTTAAGAGGAATCAAAAATCTATACTATGTACTAACTGTGATAAATGGGCGCATGTTAAATGTGGTGAAGTTTCTGAtgatattttttattcaaacgtTAACTGGATTTGCTGGAAATGTATAATATCTGAACTACCATTTCACTCCGAAGAATCAGTAAATAATGATGAGATTGATGACAATGTGTGCATAAGTTCACAAACTGAAATAGCCGAGGATAGATCAGCAACTGTTCACTTCCCTAAACAAAAGGGGTTAAAAATAGCCCATCTTAATGTACGTAGTATTCGTAACAAGTTTGACGAATTACGCATTTTCCTGAAAAACAATCCATATGATATATTCACGATGTCGGAGACATGGTTGAATACAGATTATCCCTCTGCTTCCCTTGTTGTTGACGGATACCATCTGGAAAGATATGACCGTGTAGAAAGAACAGGAGGCGGAGTTGGTGTTTTCATAAGTACCGCCATCACATATAAAAGAAGGACAGATTTGGAAAAAGATTCATTAGAACTAATGTGGTTGGAAATCAAAATACCAAacagtaagtcatattttgtgggAATAGTATATCGCCCACCGAGCACGGatgtaacattttttgaaaatcttgaggaaaatcttgaaaatgtatgtaatttcAGTGATAAGATCGTAGTGATTGGAGATATGAATTGTAATATGTTaactgaaaataatttttcacGTAAAATTGTGCAAATATGCAATACTCTCCATATGTCACAGATTGTATCCAAGCCAACGAGGATAACTCGATATAGTGAAACATTGATAGATTTGATTTTGGTATCTGAAACATTAGGTGATCTTTTTTCAGATGTATACTCCATGGCCATATCTGACCAttctttgatttatgtgatATTGAAAGAGTGTACGCCTAAGTCAGTTCCGAAAATTTCATATATGAGGTCATTCCGTCTATACAAAGAGGAAGATTTCTTTACTGATATAGAAAATGAACAATGGCACCTTTTGGAGTTTGAAACGGATATTGAAAGTTTATGGGGAAAgtttaaagaaatgtttttgtctatttgtgacaaacatgcaccTTATATAAGTGTGAGACAAAAATTAAACCCGGCTCCTTGGATAAATGATGAGTATTTATTGATTGCGCGTCAACGTGATTATGTTAAATCAAAATTTAATAAGATTAGATCAGAAACATTATGGAATGAATATAAAAAGTTACGTAATAAAGTtaataatttgaataagaaaTTAAAGAGAGAATATTATAGtaatgtttttcaaaaatttggaAGGAATGATTTTAACGCCAAATGGAAAAAGGTGAAAGAGTTATTACCCCGtaagaaagaaagtaacatactgaaattagaaattgatgGTGAAATGATAGAAGATAGATATGAAGTAAGCAATGTTTTTAACTCATATTTTAATTGTATTTGTGATAAACTGCGGGAAAAAGATAAGGTTGTGATGAATGATAGAATTGTGGTTCCGCTGGACGTAACGAAACAGGTGtttgaatttaaagaaattgCTGAACATTTTGTACAAAGGGAACTTGAATCACTTGAGCAAAATAAAAGCTATGGTATTGATGGAATGCACCCCAGACTGCTCAAAGCAGCCGCTAAAGTGATTGCTAAACCTTTAGCTTTTATGTTTAACTACTCTTTGCAAATCGGAAAATTACCAGCTGATTTTAAAATAGCTAAGATTATCCCTGTACATAAAAACGGTACAAAAACAGATCCTGTCAATTATCGGCCCATTTCGGTCTTGTCTACTGTAAGCAAGGTATTTGAAAAAGGAATCCACAGCCAGctttataatcatttgaaagaaCACAATTTACTAGCACAAAGTCAGTCAGGTTTTCGACCACTGCACTCTACGCACACAAGTCTTCTTGATGTTACCGAGTATTTACTGGCGAATATGAGTTCAGGTTACATGACAGGTGCCATATTTCTAGACCTTCGCAAGGCATTCGATGTTATTTCACATGATAAACTTTTGGAGAAACTTAAACGATTTGGCATAACCGGAAAAGAGTATTTGTGGTTTCACTCATAtataacagaaagaaaacagtgTGTTTCAATAGACGGCAAAATTAGTGATCTCCTGACAATGAAGTCAGGTGTACCACAGGGATCTACCTTAGGACCTTTGTTGTTCACAATGTTCATCAATGATCTTTGTcatgtccaattttcttcatcCACCAAACTATCACTGTATGCTGATGACACGGTTATGTTCAACAGGGGAAAGTCATTACAAGAAATAGAATCTTCGTTACAAAGCCAATTTAATCACATTGTTAACTGGCTGTATGCTAATGATATGTTTATTAATGTTGGTAAAACAAAGGTTATGCTGTTTGGGGCGAGAAATAAAGTAAGAAATAAACAACTTaatatcatttgtgaaaatgaGAGTTTGGAAAGAGTGGTAACGATGAAGTATTTAGGTGTAATTTTAGACCCTTATTTAAGTTGGTCTAGTCACGTGgataacattgtaaaaaaagtATCTAAAACATATGCATGTCTTCTGAAAATCAAGCCCTATGTTAACCAGAAAATATTaattgatttgtatttttctttagttGTTCCTTATCTGGATTATTGCTGTACGGTCTGGGGCAACAAGACTAAAACATGTACGCAACGATTGCAGAGATGCCAGAATAAGTTTGCTCGGCTGGCCTTAAATGCCGACaaattttcctcttcttctcctctgtTGAAAACGCTTCGGTGGCAATCAATCGAACAAAGACTTAAATACCAACAATGTATAATGGTTTACAAGATCTTAAATGACAGAGTGCCGGCTTATCTAAAACCACTCATTGCCATTAGACCAGTGTACTACCTCACAAGATACGCAGTCAACAGCCCCCTCTTTGTGCCTACACCACGGACAGAATACATGCGAACATCTTTTTCTTACCAGGGAAGTGCAATATTCAACACCTTACCAGTATTCTTACAAACTTGCCCCTCTTTTGAAAGATTTAGAAAATTATGCCGTCAATTGAGTTACACGTTTTAAATAAATATTGATTATGGTATAATGATTATTTATTGAATGTTTTaacaattttgcattttttttactgtttgtattgtttttttttatgatttcttcTTTGGTTCCATTAACCCCTATTATGGTATTTTAAACTCAGTTGTATATTTTTGGTGTGTCATTACAGTAATTTCTATtacacaggttttttttttttttttttttttttaataatacattttgtttatgccGAATTCAGAATATATTTTAAGTCAGTCTCCATGGTCTAAAGTATCTTTTAaagtttgtattgttttgtgtatatgtgttatacttgtatatgttttttttttaatgaagtctATTGTAATCCAATGTTTttatcatgtatatgtacacagGGCTCCCCTGGAAAGCAGTTGTGAAACTGAGGGGACTACCCTGTTTAAATATGacggaataaataaataaatattcatatatatatacactttatGTAATACCCCTGTAGGGGTACGGGGTGCTAGGATGATAAAAGGATGAGAAGAAACAGGTTGGTGGTTGTGGTATCAGCGTGTATGTATAGAATCACACATTTATTACTCTCATTTAAGTCTCAACAGACAAAACTCAGGCATCATCAAATACTTTAGAGTAATAATGTATAACAAAAGCACAATAACTATTGAAGTTAACACAAAGTTAATTCACACATCAGTCCTCAGTTTAACGCATAAACTAAACTGGACTACATAACTATTCAATTCTGTCATAATCAATACTTACATTAATATGTCAGTTTACCAACACTTCTAATCAGCAATGCAATTAACTGTCTGATTATCATTGAAATATCATTCTAACAATCTCAATGATTTAACTTATCCTTTCTTTTCTATCAACAATGAGTATCTCATGTTCAACacatattttaatgatatcTTACTATCTACACATAATTTCCTGTCTGTGCTAAATTCCATTCCCATACTAATTCTATATCTGTTCCAGTTTTTCTTCTAAAATAACATATAAATTAGCATAAGTTGAAGTGTGTTATTGTAACGCATTGTCTTTTCCTTgcataaatgaaataattctaAACATATAATTTACCACTCACTCGCTTGTGTAAAACCAGCAAGCATAGATTGAGGGAGGATGTCTATAAACTCTTTTCCTAACAAAGAGAACCATGGCTCTTGCCTTCATGTATACATCAAACTTCCCTTATCCTCCTACTTACAAACTTACTCCACTCTGTGAGCTGGGAGGACAACATCTTGCTGGAGACTGTGCTAACATACAGCACTTCCTGTCCCCTTGATAGTCTATAACACAGACCTTACAGCTATTGACGTACTCTAGTTTCTCTTTATATACAGTTGTAAATGCATCTACTGAAATAGCCTACACTACTCTACTCTCTATGAATCAAAATCAATGATATATACTAGTATCTGATATTCTCAATGATACCTACAAATCAAGATTCAAGTAACATATATTCTTATTcacattaataaaacatttatgtacatgtaagggGTCTGAATAATTCAGTCTAGCTTCACAGATTGGGGTTCCAACACACTGGCCGTAAAACTCTTAATCTCTGCCTAGTCAGTCCCTACATCTATTTAGTCTCTCAACAGAACAAAAGCCAAAAGACCTCTTCCACGGGCACAGTGACAAACATACTGGTACTCTAAACGCTGCATCTAGGCATGAAACAAAGGACCAATTTACAAACCTGTGCCCCATGGTATACACTATGTACAATGCATATGTACAGATTGTATGTACCTGCATTGCAAGATACGCTCACATATCCCACACCTTATTGAAGgtctatatatattatatatgaagagtttgtttgcaaaaaccgataagtccatttttgaagattttgaagtacgatctctgtcataaagtacaaaataataccttttaaatgatatattggtcactacatataaaggtatatttttgaagttatggtcaaaagaagcagaaattttcttattattctctttatttttcttgacctctaatcgcaaatatctccacttgacaaatatggacttatcggtttttgcaaacaaactcttcatatatatatatatatatatactacaaACTAGACATCAACACAACCCATATACAAGTTATATACAGATTATACATCCATTCATACTTTAGCATGTGCAATATACCAACACCAGTGCATTTCCATCTATCACTAATAAATCAAAGTTAACTTATATAACAACACTCTCAAACTCAACACATACCGTGTCTGCTTGCATAGTCATCAAGCCATAATAGTACTTTATGACCAAACTATTCTCTAAAATACATCTTATACATATCTTGTGAGAGTGAGTGTATTATCAAGAATACACGTGTCAATGGTAAATGATTACATTCCCTTTTTGCAACACcatcagaaatatataaaatcaaATATGAGAAGAGAGTTACCTAGGATGATAAAAGGATGAGAAGAAACAGGTCGATGGTTGTGGTATCAGCGTGTATGTATAGAATGACACACAAGCTGCTACGACTTCCTGCCTCTGTTTCCCCTCACCCAAACTCTTTGGACTCCTCTATTctccaaagggggggggggggtattatgtAATGGGGAGGTGTATCATCATTGAGGAGACCTCTTATTGTGTAAAGCAAATAAAgtaaatcatttaaaaaaatgggggggggggggcattgtaaTCTCACTCCCAGGATCACACTTtacgtcattaaaaaaatgtcattcttgaTAGTGCCTACAGCTGCTTTAATAAATACTTGAAGTGCACCTTTAAAGTACCATCCTGACATGCGCCAAAATTTCTTCTGAATTTCCTGAAAACTGCAGGTGAATTtaaatctgcatttttaaaCTTGAGTTTATGGTCAAAATGcactgtttccatgacaacagaatTTCAACTATACTCTTGTTAAACATGTCCATCACAAATTTGCACTGACCTtgctatgtgtgtttgtgtgtgtgtctgtctgtgtatatACATACGTGTATTACCTCGTGAGTACCTGGTGAATTTGACTACAGGTACTTCAcaattgtggaagtagttcactcaaaaagatttgaagaaaatatgcagtaaccatggtaacacgtcacatacaaacacaaagagtgtcttgcatggCTACACCTTTGGATCATTACACGCCCTACATACTggatttgaaataaataaactaataCATAGTTCGTTCAGCAATGTTTTGGGTAGTTACCGTGG
This window harbors:
- the LOC140234520 gene encoding uncharacterized protein — translated: MANQPTSNPAPTGKAILWTTPRMISMAFAKCMSGVPGCQVWIEPFGFSSFAREEMKKAGITELPWCYEGHEKEFKVASENLEKFLNCYFPPERLPFANVKRALEESDSKYVFVKDESVSMKAEDAKKYLPTSYKHSFLLRHPLLVFNSFRKALFGQLSASNSLKDESHKSEDVFDLRLYVRDYYVEDLFENHYNMWKYVRENIDPSPMVINAADLLGHPHQVVSKYCECVGFPYSESLLKWNPSPEVASAWKWPSDTMYRNKTFGGRSMASSEFTKATPVPAKEQLTEDVVELAEQAMPFYDEMYGHRLQISA